The Vanessa atalanta chromosome 2, ilVanAtal1.2, whole genome shotgun sequence DNA window GGGATATAAATGCAAAGCCTCATTccacatttaaataatacttctgGCACGCTTCATTGCCGCAGCCTTATTCGGAAAATcactaaatgtattaaaccAGAAATCATGAAACAAAATTCTTCACTTCTacgttatatttatctttatacttataaaattaccaTTGTCTGCAGTTAATTTTATGGTAAAATATTGGTTTCTAGTTGGCATCGACCACATTGTAATATAAACTTCGTTACTTAAGGTCTTAAACTAACAAGATACAATACATTCACAAGTACCCATGGTTGATTAGTCTCTAAGACTGGCGCTTATGGAGAGTAGAGGTAGAGATAATTATTTAGCTTTGAGTATAAAGGACCTACAAAATGTAAGAAATTTAGATAGTTCTGCTATTTGACATGTATGGCTAATACGGTTtagttaaaatgaattaaagagacaactattttcaaattatctgttaatttaatttataaatcccGTTTATTAAACGCATAAATGTTAGTTTCAGGTTACCCTCTAGCTTACCCATACGAGATACTTATTCTTACcgacaaatcaaatcaaatcaaaatattatactttattcaagtaggcttttacaaacactttcgaatcgtcatttaacaaactatttaaaataaagctaccaacggtttggaatgtagattctaccgagaagaaccggcaagaaactcagtagttactcttttcaacatctaaaaatacagtcatgttagttaaatacaattatatatatatgttatgtctcctgcctggaagtcaatcagcattaactccacgctttattatcatcaatataatcttgtatcgaataatatgccatctttaccaatgtatattttacaattgacttgaatctattaaacggcaaagttaaaatgtctgcagaattttattatagaagcggagaccttgccccaagaaagatttattgactttgcagagTCGGGAACTTGGTGTTATCTTATCCTTAGATAAGCTTAGAACACCAACAACAAGAAGTAagcttcttgtgcacatacaatgattatcgctgattttatcaaagtgatcaatacTACtctgaatatacataatattgttgtaaatatattgtgatgcaACAGTGGGTATTCTTACTTTgataaaaacatcccgaagagagtctctagctctaagattataaatagacaggattgctctcttttgtaaaataaaaacagatttaatatctgcagcattaccccaaagtaatatgtcATATGCGttaatactgtaaaaataaccaaaatatactagatgAGCGATATCAATATCAGTTAATTGTCTAACTTAAAACTAACCACATGACCATATAGACCAATGTCATCTTTGAGGAGTTTTTTTATTGGgtaagcaaaatataaattttctatgatgtcatgattataaacataattttggtAAGGAATTTGTAATCAAAATTGTGTTTTGTACGGTTAAtagctacttgaataaaatatatatatatatctttttcccACACAAATTGTAAACAGTTCAACAAACCAAAAGCGGCCTAATTGCCTGTCTCAATCTAATAATTGATGTATGAAATAAGTTACATCAACTTTCAAGATTTTTCGAAATACCGCCCGAAATGTATAGTTgcttttaaaaagtaatgtgGTTAGAATTTGAAGCCGGTAACATAACtagtattaaagaaaaaaaaagtgaattcAGTTATTATGCTGTTTTCACGGTTATCACTTTGGTTTTCTTGAGTATATTTTTTGATGGTTTTAAGTTGTACATCAGATGATTCACCATTGTTACCTGCTATAGAGAAGACAAAGAAGATTGCATTGGATTGTTATGGTATAGATTTAACTTCGTGAAGAATAATAGAGGCAAGAATTCAAAGTTACATTCCCAGTTCGagaattgtattgtattgaaatattgttgtaattGTTTAAGCAATTCCTTCCTTAATAGTGACATCGgtacaaaattaaactttaatgtatttttaattacgatcAAATTAGTCTAAGCCGGTATGCATATTATCTGTGTAATAAAACCCCAATAGCTCAACATACTACAGGCCATGGATGTGAAAGCCACAAGTTCAGGTAATTTAaccttcaatttttaaattatccctATGGTACAAATTTAGTTgatctatgtttattttatggcaGCAAACCTGCATATAAACtatgaaactattttatataaaattaaaaataaattgatcatttagtttgtttaaattatttttttaatttgcgtcAGTATTTTGTACAGTTCCAGAAAAACAATCCAATTTATGTCTAGgaaattatttttgcattgtATTTTGCACATTTTAGATGCCAtatgaaatgtataattattacatttttctgaCATTAGTTCCGACATCTATATGTCGATCTTATGATGAAACATATAGATGTGCATCAATCATGTGCAAACTACTGAGCAATTCAGTATGAGAGTATGACCAACAGAAGACAGAATTGTCCGTAGAGATTCTGTTTATCTTTTTGCTCAGAAAGTTAGGGTAGCATCTTTAATACACGAGTTGAAACAAACAATAGACTTCATCTCATTTCATCAGTCATGTaccattatcaaatattttattcttttaactttttattatatatatcagaaACAAGGTAGATTCAAAATAAGATAACTAATGTTAGCCTTATCCCTTTTTCATGACTAACATTCTTACTTATGAATATattgaatgtaataattttatttttttattaaaggttgTTTTTTGGCAAAAATTCACatagttgaaatttccaaatcTCCTTTAACTTATGTATGCACAgcaatatatacatttcatttaataaaataattacaattttttgtttaataattctcCCATCAAAGGTAGGTAGGTAGATAGATGctaggtattttaattttaagttacatatcaaatcaaaaacttGTATACAATAGTTATttcatataagaaaataaaattcaaattatcgatatttcattgattatgaatcttttaaaaatttgtgataataaaatatatataagatatataaatatataaaatatatataagatatataaatatataaaatatatgtagtatatttcGCGACTCTTTGTtcgattttgatatttgtagagcaatcatttattatttgaacGATTGTGACGCGTGTAGTAATAAGTACATACCTCATCTAGAAACTTTGTAACATCATATACACCATTGTGGATGATAAGTATCGCGTCTTCACGAGAGTTGCGGCTTTTGAGTTCCTCCCTAGTAAATAATTTGACTTCTTCGCACatggtattaaaataagtttcaaGTACGACTAGACCACAGTCTATAGCCACTGACCACTTGCAAAAGAAGTGTTGAATGTACAACTCTGTAAACACGAGTGACGAGTAATCTTACGAACCTAATCCTAATTTCGAAACCGAAGTGTCATGCCATGTCATGATCAAGTCGAGATGATGTCAAACTGTCAAAAAACACTTACGTCATTGCAAACTCAcagataacttttttattttacttgtatatacttaatgttaatattcttatgtaaataaatatgttggaTTATATTTCAGCTAACATAAAaagtatgcatttttttttttaaaacaaacaatattttaatttatctaatccACTATCAAAATCTCTTTAGCTTTGTGGGTAACATtaccattgtttttattgtaactttatttttatttttagaggtttataattgttacgtttttattacGCCGTATCTTTTGCCTAAGTTTATGCTTGtttagtttcttttattattattattaatttaagagtgtattaatttttattgtaaatcattagtgctgtaaatacctgtagtggtgtatcacactgcattggtccgtgtacttttgattgaattgtttttgtgaatatgccgatggtgtttcaaataaataaatagcagaAACTATCATTTtgtaatctagacacgcggtagcgtgtcagccaagtacaaaTAATGGCGAGCAGCATctagtttacaattaaatgttattgatttAGGGTTAAGgtgcaaataaaaacaatattagtttaaatgtatAGGTTTATTGAAAATCTACATGACTATtagaactaaatataattatattttatttgaatgaactATCTACAATCTGATAGATGTTGCCTCTTGAATTTCCTTCTGTTTATGTGTCCCATCACAAAATGGTCTATTTTTAGTCTGTTTGCAATTGCACAGCCAATATTCTTTCGTTTTTGCAACTTGAAATTTAATCGGCCTAAAGAAATAAACGAGAATTACAAAAGTCATTTCAAATGAATACTATTTACTAGagtcatttaataaacaaatctactaaaattataagtatgtatgtttatataaaaatgtaatactataacaaaacttaatactaaaacaaaataccCATGTAGTGAACATAATTAAGTAATAAGTTAAATCAACAACTACTAAAGTCAATTCTGCAGTCCATTCTATTATTATCAGCTGTATTAGGTAaggtacatattacataaaagtattaaacacaaacttttactttcaaagaaaactagtttttataattttttggaaatatcttaaaattttaattttatagctgAAAActgattacataattatttttgagtaaattattaattattatatttaatacaccccattattaataattacaaacaagtcatgataaaaatatatttacctttgGGTTATCTTGAGATAAACATCTTTATGTGTGCCATCACATAACGGCTGTGACTTGGAGCGCCCACACAGGCACCAGTGGTAAGTCTTACCTTCTTCCAATACTAATTTGAATGGTTTTCTATCATAAACAATGCCATTGGTTTGTTGATCATTAGCTGAATAGACTTGTTTCAAAACATTCGTTGGTATCTCTGGCTTAGGTGGTTTGGTGACATATCCTGACTGAAACTTAATGGAtagtaaagttaataatatagctataaaacttaaaatcgattttattcatcaatcaattaataaacaaaaccttttttataaatgaaagatACAACTAACCGTTTTTAAGCAGTAGTTCGCTATATTAAGTTGTAGTTTTCTCGTAAGCATTTTTAACTTGGTTATGAAAGAagtgttttgaaataatttaccaAACTCAAAATTAGTTTTTCCGTTACAAAAGTTTTTCCTGTTCACTTAgtcttaaaaactatttttttataaataaatcgaaatgACGAATTTACAATTTGACAATCATTAGAATTCACAGCTGATTACCACAGAAGATaactacaaaaattatatttgtttatagtttatgGATAGACACTTTTCTTCTGACAAAACTTTTATCTACTTTGTCTATTAAACGTCactgaaataatgaaattatacgaCTGACGTCaacattgttttcttttaaattttcgttcttaattttattttgttaaattagttATAGATGACTGTGTGGTAAAGGATAAAGCTATTTGCTttgcatcatttttttttatatgttatattgacATTTTAGTTAATGAGTTATGTCGAGAATAAGAGGTATAGAGGCTAAAGTGCTAAAAATACACAAGGACTACAAGGATTCATTACTCAACTTAGAAACTCGGAAAAATAAGAGCAATAAATCGAGTAAAAAGAAAAACGAATCTTCGTTAAGTTACAAAAATGACGTAGAGAGTAAGTATTCactgcttttaaatatttttattgttttgcatGACATTAAAATTTGAAGGTTAATTTCGTAAACGTTTGtctgtattatttttagagCTCCAAATAAATGAGTTGTTGTATAAACTGCCAAAGCTAGACGCAATATTCGACGTACATCGTAAAATTGGCGAGGGAACTTTCAGCTCTGTCTATCTGGGTTCTTTAAAACAACACTCAGGACTATCCGATGTACAAAAGCCATGGTTCGCCATAAAGCATTTGGTGCCCACCGCGCATCCGGCACGGATCGAGCACGAGCTGAGATGTCTTCAAGATATGGGGTAAGAAAAATTTTCtagatatatcttttttaatttgacttatgaaattgtttgtatgtaaatttatttattttattacagtggGAAACATAATGTAATAGGAGTCGAACTGTGTCTACGGCATCTTGACACTATTGTATTTGTGATGCCTTACATACCTCATAAAAAGTTTTCTGTAAGTAtctttttgttaaaacaattgTGGCCACTCATAGACAGTGTCATTAATGGTTATTTAATTCCAAATGATTAGGAATATGTTGGTGATATGGATGCTGAGGAGGTGCGGCAATACATGCGGGCATTAATGGTGGCTTTGCGTCATGTGCACTCATTTGGTGTGATTCACAGAGATGTTAAGCCCAGTAACTTTCTGTATGATAGAGAAAATAAAAGGTAAGTaacaatttttcattaattttattaaattgttttgaaaccttttttatcTGATGACTTGATCATGTCTGCAGCTATTTGAAAGATCATCTGCAAATGACTTGTTTATGagattgatgataaaaaagcatggagttaatgcttgttgacttccaggcaggagacataacatacatataattgaatttaactaacatgactatatttttagatgttgaaaaagagtaactactgagtttcttgccagttcttctcggtagaatctacattccgaaccggtggtagctttactttaaatagtttgttaaatgacgattcaaaagtgcttgtaaaagcctacttgaataaagtatattttgatttgatttaagtaACAATAACATGGAAtttccaatattaaaattatgtttttatacactaaataaaaatatgtagctTAGTTACATGTTAGGAAAATTGAAACAGAATTGAGGTCAACAGTGACTCCATGTTATCTTGTCGGTCCTACACCTTGAGTGTAGGACAAGTCCTTTTCTTAAGAATGAGCAATGACTTGAATAGTATCCATTATTAACTTCCCCTTTTTCCCGTCTTCCTGCTCTGGGATATTAAAACCTGCATGACAAAAATTTCTTTGTGGCTTAAGAACCCTTAATGCTTTATGTGGTTTCACTAAGCAATCTTTGTGTCTTTTATaatgtctaatattttttattattacaatcttAATTTTACtgcatatttatagtaattatccAAATTTGGCCATGTGATGGGCAGGTACTTATTGGTAGACTTTGGTCTAGCGCAGCGCGTCTGGACGCGCGAGGAACCCCCCGCCGCGCTACCGCCGCCCGCGCACTCCGCCACAGTGCCCTGCAAGCGACCCCGGGACGAGGTAATTTGTAACATCCAATTGTCTGAACCTACTGTAATGTCAGAACTAACTCGACTCGATTAAAACAAGgctttaataatacttaattttcgGTCAACTATGAAGTGGAATTATTTCGTTCCAGGATGACTCGATCCCAAACGCTAAAAGGATGGCCTTAGATTTGTCCATTCGTGCGAAGTGCAACAATGTCACCGCCCCTGTGCTTAAACGACCAGTCTTACCGAAGGTGCAAATTCCGAGACAGAATATAACAAAGGTATGTCACTCAAATGTTGGTATGTTATACATACAATCAGAACATGTCGTGTAGTAAGCTGTACAATCATTACTCGTTGCTGATCGGGCGTTACATCCTCAGCACCCCCCGCCGGCGCACGCGGGCGAGCGCTGCCCGTGCGCGTGCGCCAACGTGGGCGGCGTGTGCGGCGCGTGCGCGACGCGCGTGGCTGCGCGGGCTCCGCGCGCCGGCACGCAGGGCTTTCGGCCGCCCGAGGTGCTGCTGAAGAGCCCGCGCCAGGGCACGGCCGTGGACACGTGGGCGGCAGGCGTGGTGCTGGCCAGCCTCCTCACGGCGCGCTATCCGTTCTTCCGCGCCGGGGACGACGTGTCCGCGCTGGCAGAACTCGCGGACCTTCTGGGTACTGAGCCGCTGCAGCGAACGGCCGAGGCACTAGGTGAGGCTCGACTGCTAGATCTCGCCGAGACTAAGGAGCGATCGAACGGACCGAAGTCCTTCGACACGGTAGCTTTTAGGACGAGAGCGTCAAATCTTGTGAGGCCGACTGACCTCGACTCGTTTCTGATGTAGGTCGTCGCGTAGTGACTTCGGCGCAGTGGCGTGGCCTGTGCCTGCGCAAGCTGGCGGAGCGTCTGCGAGGCCCGGCGCGCGGGGCGGTACCGACTCCGGGGCCCACGTGCCGACACTGCCGACTGCCATCGCCGCAATGTCTCTGTAGGGACGAGTCTAAACCAgtgagttttatattttttctgccAATAATACCAATGTAAGGAAATCAGTAGCGTCAGTAGTCGAAAAACcttcgaaattcgaattcgGGGCCTGAATTATTTGTGATCGTCTTGAATCGTCGTCGCGGCGGGTCAACAGAGTGACCCGTGCATGGCTTCGTTTGACCCGCCGCCGCGATGCGACCGCTGGCTGGTCCCGAGTAGCAACGGCCTCCGCCTTCGCAGGCGGACGCGTTCGACGCGGCGGCGACGGTGGCGGGCTTCCCGGACGCGGCGTTCGCGCTGCTGGCGCGGCTGCTGGACCCCGACCCGCGCTCGCGCCtgtcggcggcggcggcgctggCGCACCCCTTCCTGGCGCCGTCGGGCTAGTTTAGTACGAATTTTAGCTAAATCTCAGTGAGAGTGTTCGCCGAGGACTGGGTGTGTGTGAGACTAGcgttcaaatttaataaagacgtgtctgaacaatatttttgatagcTATGTATTAGAATAGACCGGtagatagattttataaattttccacCGTTTTCGACGGAGGCGTGTGTAACTCCTGGATGAGGCCGACGTGTCTGCGAACATTTTATCTCATTTGAGAGTGTGACGTAGGTCTGAATGTGTTAAGTATCGTATTTTTGTGACTACGATCCTTCGATGTTAGCGGTGCGAGCGGGTATTGTGCTCGATTTTTACAAACTTACCGAGAAGACTGCCTAAATGGacttaatataagaaattaactATTTACTCCCATTCCATtactaaaatcttatttttgcTACTCTAAATCTTTTAACATTACCAACTATTTATAATCAAGATATGATTTTATGGAATGaggtattaataaaatgtgattaCTTGACTACttcttagataataattaacagaccgtgtcccactactgggcaaaaGTATGTAGGGGGTGGTTACAAATATGGTCTTGTACTGTGGACTCCtactttttaatatgaaacttttAATCTTGAGCACTTTTGAAATatagaaatagttaaaaataaagtatttagttTTTCTCACTCTTAACAATTATTCGATCTTAATATTGTCATattcaaaaaacaatattgCAGTAAGAACAGAGcacaattttatgatttaaatataagttcatTTCTTACtgtcttaatttttaataacatgctCTTAACTGTTatctttgattgtttttttttgagaCAAATctcttgattaaatataatttatttttctggtTTTGCAAACTGCGACTTTTTCGTTGGAAGTCATTGTTAATTAGTTATAAAGAGGATCTCAgagcttattttaattttagtacaaaGTCAGCTTGCTTTGTTGCTGCGAATAAACTGTGTACTGATCACATTGGGTAAAAGTTATTCTGAGTCTTTTTAGTTCTTCATCCGAGAGTGTCATGATATCTAGACTTTACACTATGTGATCAGGTTAGTATTTAGTGTATGCTGAGACTTAAGTCTAACCCCATTGTGAAGGTAGAGTGATGGagcacaaatttaattttattgtgaatcTATCGTATTTTACTTTAGTTTCATGTTAATACAATGCAAAcactttttaataactataagcCAATTGAAGTGGCGTTTTGGCGATCGTATTTCGGTCTCCTATTCTCTGTAGTGGCTCCAGCAGGTGCTCCTCTCTGTCTACACTGGGGCTGGGAGCTCAATGAATTCAATATAGTGActattgtttatgtttaattatacaaagAATGATTTTATGTACTTTGTGAAATATTTCTAAGCAATAGTCATTAAAATGAAGCTTTCAAGAGTAAAGTGCCTTGGAACTGTGTTCACTAGAAATATATTACCTCATTTGTTACTATTCACTCGTGTAATACATGTTGATATCAACAACTCATAGCtgtttttacttaattaatcctcaaattttaaacaacatttgcactgaattaagaatttattatacaaaaatatgaattaaaagcaGTCttgtatgatttattattaatattacactgaataaatattgttttttgcgTGACATTGATCATgcatataatttgtatagtaaAACCAAACAATTCATTAACACATTTTATTAGTGAAGTTTTCACTGAACACAGGATAATAATTTCAACTCATTAGCTTCTCTACGTgttgtttcatataatattatattcaagcaCTCATTAAAgcttattaaatgaaaatattgaagCAGCTAAATACAATGGAGGTTAAAAACGATCATTGCTTACAATGTAATTACACTTATTGCGAACCTCACCAAATCcctaatataattgtattgcaGGGTGATGATTTTGACAATAGAGAAGTCCATGTCAGAACAAAACACTAATTACTTTTCCAGAAGTTAGGGTTCTGCTGCAACCGCCTTTCAAAGTTTTGGTACCAGGTGTGCAAGGTATTGAGAGGTATGTAAGAGACACCAGGAGTTGGTGTCATTTGATCCTGAGTTACAGAGAATGATGCTACAAAATTAACTAAATGTTCCAACATTTTTTGTGCAAACGTGACATACGAATGTGCCTGTTGTGcctgaaacaaaaaatgttttggttacttatatttacgtacatcatattcaaaatataaaaaattaaaaggttttCATTTCGACAGTACCTCTGAGTTTGGAAGGAGTTGAGCATTTGTTTCTGGTTCTATAGAAATTCCAATCTGGGCATTATTGCAGATTTGTTGTTGGCCAAAAGCACTCATAAATTTGTTTTCAcctaaaaaagtaatatattgaaTGAACCAATACATTCAGTCccatgtgtttatatataaaaaaaacttgggTTTAAGTTGAACTAAACAAAACTCAATTCTTATAAGACAGTAAATGTTAAATcacttattattgaaataattagaaatagaaaaaaaaattaataatgagaaATGTCAACTTGAGAAATCTTTACTTTTATGCTGTAtcgttatttgtatatatatgttatattattcttaCTAGAGAGTTCATGTAGTTTTTTCAAATTAGATATCTTAAATATAGCTGAGGGTTTAGCGTTGGAAATGTGCCCTAAAGGTTGCCAGTTAGGAGGCGCGTTAGGGTCCGGCCAGCTCCAGTAGACCACAGCGACCGTGCCGACCGGCAGCGGCGTCGTCCCTGTCAGAAATACCACCGCGTGGTTTATCGAGTCTACGTCCAGGATAGTCGTGATAAGACTCGTTTCAGACACAGGCGTGAAATCCGTCTGTACCTAACGAAAAATTGAGGGAGAGATTTAGgcatcaaattcaaaataaaataatttgagttGTAAACATTGTGATTTTTACTTACTAGTCGTCCCGACACAATCAAACCGAATATGTTAGCCATTTAgatgtaaaaattaatacgtCTTATTACTTATGTGAAAGATATAAGGTGTGAATtctgttaaaaagaaaaataacatttcattctAGAAAGAACTTCACATTTCGATACTACTTGCAGGAAAAATGCATCAATAAAAgcgttatgtcaaattaaatgtcattttcacaggctataaattttattgtattttttttagtatatttattaacataagaattgataacattaagtgcttaaatatttatacatttaattaatcatttatttatatagtcattcgtatttatttgattatgtgTTACAGCTTTGTTGATTATATGTGAGACTGTACAACTGTacggataaaatataattttatttgtatttcaaataatagtaaaattaaactttaattacattaatcatGACGTACGATTGTGattgctttaattaattattcaagtaaataaaGTTCGCATTTCTTAAtgctctctctatatttttgcACGGTCCCTACATCGATTATTATTGATGCAAAATTAATCAATTGGAGTATAACATCGAAACATTacgtataaattaatgaatccttaagaaaataaagaaactgAAATATCTATAACctactgaaaatataaataataaatactggcTACATTCCCTCTTTGTCTGGTCGTTtactctaaaataataaaagattactatgattgtttattataatatttgaattttatttaaatttttttatacctcATACgaactcttttttattattttgttgagtAATAGTGCAGTACAGTATCTcctcgatatttttttatacggcccagcacaagatgaattataaacacaaattaagcattttCATGAAAATCCAGATTTGCTTGTGTACCTTAGACCGTCATGTATAGAATTTTAAACACTATAATGTTCAAcataattattgtgttaaatgACGCG harbors:
- the LOC125072438 gene encoding CDGSH iron-sulfur domain-containing protein 3, mitochondrial, with amino-acid sequence MLTRKLQLNIANYCLKTFQSGYVTKPPKPEIPTNVLKQVYSANDQQTNGIVYDRKPFKLVLEEGKTYHWCLCGRSKSQPLCDGTHKDVYLKITQRPIKFQVAKTKEYWLCNCKQTKNRPFCDGTHKQKEIQEATSIRL
- the LOC125074264 gene encoding cell division cycle 7-related protein kinase-like: MSRIRGIEAKVLKIHKDYKDSLLNLETRKNKSNKSSKKKNESSLSYKNDVEKLQINELLYKLPKLDAIFDVHRKIGEGTFSSVYLGSLKQHSGLSDVQKPWFAIKHLVPTAHPARIEHELRCLQDMGGKHNVIGVELCLRHLDTIVFVMPYIPHKKFSEYVGDMDAEEVRQYMRALMVALRHVHSFGVIHRDVKPSNFLYDRENKRYLLVDFGLAQRVWTREEPPAALPPPAHSATVPCKRPRDEDDSIPNAKRMALDLSIRAKCNNVTAPVLKRPVLPKVQIPRQNITKHPPPAHAGERCPCACANVGGVCGACATRVAARAPRAGTQGFRPPEVLLKSPRQGTAVDTWAAGVVLASLLTARYPFFRAGDDVSALAELADLLGTEPLQRTAEALGRRVVTSAQWRGLCLRKLAERLRGPARGAVPTPGPTCRHCRLPSPQCLCRDESKPADAFDAAATVAGFPDAAFALLARLLDPDPRSRLSAAAALAHPFLAPSG
- the LOC125071870 gene encoding protein OPI10 homolog, producing the protein MANIFGLIVSGRLVQTDFTPVSETSLITTILDVDSINHAVVFLTGTTPLPVGTVAVVYWSWPDPNAPPNWQPLGHISNAKPSAIFKISNLKKLHELSSENKFMSAFGQQQICNNAQIGISIEPETNAQLLPNSEAQQAHSYVTFAQKMLEHLVNFVASFSVTQDQMTPTPGVSYIPLNTLHTWYQNFERRLQQNPNFWKSN